Within Hydrogenophaga sp. PAMC20947, the genomic segment CCACGTCAACCGTGTAACCATCGGTCAGCACAGGTGCCGCGTGCGTCGTCAGGCCGTAGAGCCCGGCGCAACCATCTTTGTGGTGGGTCACGTGCCCGCCGATCGAAGCCGGCGGTGCCACGATGGCATCGCCCGGCTGAGCCAGCGCCATGAAGGCGTAGAGGTTGGCCAGGGCGCCTGAGCCCACGCGCACTTCGGCATAACTCGCATCAAACAACTCGGCGGCCAGCTCAGCAGCCAGGACCTCGATCGTTTCGATGGCTTCCAGGCCGGTTTCATATTTGTCGCCCGGGTACCCCAGCGAAGGCCTCGATCCCAGGCCGCTTGCCAACACGGCCTCGGCCTTGGGATTCATCACGTTGGTGGCCGGATTGAGGTTAAAACACTGGCGTTCGTGGATGTCTCGGTTCTGATCGATCAGCGCATGGAGCTGGCTGTCCAGCCCGTCGCTGCTGGTCTGCCCAACCGGCTCGGCAAGCTGCTGCATATACGTTTCACAGGCTGACGGGACCCAGGCGCGGGGCTTCAGGTGGGGCATGGCGACATTCCAGCGTGGTTGATGAAGTACCCATCCTATGAAGCCCGTCTGCTTCGGACAATTCAATTTTCAAAAAAATCAGGCTCAGAAAATACAAGTCTAGAATTCTCAAAAATCCCTATTTCCATCAGCAGCCCTACCTGCCGACCTGTCACATCTGAAAGCCCCATTCATGGCCGTTTCTCCACCCCCGCCCAGATCGCCACCGCTCAACGCGCTGCGCGCATTCGAGGCGGCGGCCAGACTGGGCGGCTTCAAGGCTGCGGCCATGGAACTCTGCGTCACACCGGGAGCAGTGACGGCCCACATCAAGTCCTTGGAGCAGCACCTGGACGCCACCCTGTTCGAACGCCACGCCCAAGGCGTGCGCCTCACGGCCTTGGGGGCACGCGTGGCCGCGCCCCTGAGCGAAGCCTTTGACCAGCTGGCCCATGCCGTGGGGTTCATGCGCGCCCAGGCGCAGCCCCATTCAGTGCACCTCGCCACGCTGCCAGCCATTGCCCAGCTGTGGTTGCTGCCGCGGCTGCCGTGGCTACGTGAAAAGCTGCCCGACATCACCATTTCCGTCACAGCGCTGGAGCGCCCCACCGACCTCAAACGCAGCCCCTATGACCTGAACCTGTTTTTCAGCGAAGGCAAGGCAGGCACCGTTCTTTGCGAAGACGTCATTTTCCCGGTGTGTGCCCCGTCCCTGTCGCCCCGCCTCAAGCGACTGAGTGACTTGAATGATGTGCCCTGCCTGACCGACGCGGTCTGGGCCAACGACTGGATGGACTGGCTGGAGAACGCCCGAAAAACGGGTCGCCACCCCGCCCAAAAAATCCAGACGCGTGGACCGGTTTTTTCACTCTACGCACTGGCGCTGGACGAGGCCCTGGCGGGCTCTGCCGTGCTCGTGGCACACGCTTGCCTGGTGCAGCCTTGGCTGGACAGTGGGCGGCTGGTCGCGCCGTTTCGCCCCCAGCTCAAGCGCACCACCCCCCTGCGCGCCTGGACGGCCTCCGCCCTCCCACCGGGCAGCCCCGGTACCCGTGTGCTGGAAGCCTTGCAAACGCTGACCACCGCCCCTTAAAAACCGGCGCGGGCTGCGGAGCACCCACACAGATGCCGATTGCGGCGCCAACCGGCACTGCTTAAGAAGCCGGCCCTGAATCACGATATCCATGTGCCTGCAAGTCCATTGCTGGACCGATAAAATCCACAACCGCGTTGCGTTTCTGGGCATGCCTCGAAATGGTCACCGCTCAGAACCTGGAATACACCATGAAAATCTCCACCTTCCGACGCACCCTGCTGTTGTCTGCCCTCGGCTTCACGCTCAGCGCCGGCCTGCTCGGCCAAGCCATGGCTGGCGAGCAACTCAGCACCATCCAGAAGAACGGCACCCTCAAAGTCGGTCTGGAAGGCACTTACCCACCCTTCAGCTTCGTCGGCGCAGACGGGAAACTGGCCGGGTTCGAAGTCGAATTCTCTGAGGCCCTGGCCAAGGCGCTGGGCGTGAAGGTTCAGCTGCAAGCCACGCCATGGGCCGGTATTCTTGCGGCACTGGAATCCAAGCGACTGGACGTCGTGATCAACCAGGTCACGATTTCGGACGAGCGCAGGAACAAATACGACTTCTCCACGCCTTACACCGTCTCGGGCATTCAAGCGCTGGTGAAGAAAAAGGACGCCGACCGCTTCAAGGCCGCCAAGGATCTGAGCGACCACAAAGTGGGCGTCGGCCTGGGCACCAACTACGAACAATGGCTCAAGGCCAACGTGCCAGGGGCCACCGTCAAAACCTACGACGACGACCCGACCAAGATCCAGGACCTGCTCGTGGGCCGCCTCGACGCCATTCTGGTTGACCGCCTGGCCGCGCTGGAGCTGGTCACCAAAACCAAAGGCACGCTGGCCGTCTCTGGCCCAGCGTTCTCCCGCCTGGAGGCAGGCGTCGCCTTGCGCAAGGGCGAGCCGGAACTGCTGTCGGCAATCAACAAAGCCATCGAAAAAATGCGTGCCGATGGCACCCTCGCAGCGCTGTCGAAAAAGTACTTCCAGGCTGACGTCACGCAATGAGTGAATCGTTTTCCCAGCTGCTCTGGGAATCCCTGCCTTTCCTGCTCAAGGGGATGATGTACACCATCCCCTTGAGTCTGGGGAGCATGGTGTTCGGCCTGTTGCTGGGCTTTGGCCTGGCCCTGATGCGTCTTTCTGCGTCAAAGGCTTTGAGCGGGATCGCACGGGTCTACGTGTCCTTCTTCCGCGGCACACCCCTGCTGGTGCAGTTGTTTGTCATCTACTACGGCCTGCCCCAGGTCGGCGTGCAACTGGACCCGGTGCCGGCCGCCCTCATTGGCTTGTCGTTGAACATGGGCGCCTATGCCTGCGAAATCCTCCGCTCGGCCATCGCCGCGGTCGACAAGGGGCAATGGGAAGCAGGCGCGAGCATTGGCATGACCCGTGCACAGATCATGCGCCGGGCGATCCTGCCGCAAGCCGCACGCACCGCCCTGCCCCCGTTGGGCAACAGCTTCATTTCACTGGTCAAAGACACGGCCCAGGCCGCCACCATCCAGGTACCCGAATTGTTCCGGCAGGCGCAGTTGATTTCATCCCGGACCTTCGAGATCTTCTCGATGTACCTGACGGTCGCACTCATGTACTGGGTGCTTTCCACCATCCTGTCCCATTTCCAGAACCGCCTGGAAGCCAGGGTCAACCAGCATGACCTGGCGAACTGACACATGATCACCGTTGAAAAGCTGACCAAGGAATTCAAGGGCAACCCCGTGCTCAAAGGCATCGATCTGCGTGTCGAAAAGGGCGAAGTGGTCGCCATCATCGGTCCCAGCGGATCCGGGAAAACCACCCTGCTGCGGTGCCTGAATTTTCTGGAAGAACCGTCCAGCGGCCGCATCATCGTGGGCAACATCCAGATCGACAGTGACCGGCCACTGAGCCAGCAGAAGGGCCTGATCCGCCAGTTGCGCCAGCACGTGGGTTTTGTGTTCCAGAACTTCAACCTGTTCCCGCACCGCACGGCGCTGGAAAACGTGATCGAAGGCCCCATTGTGGTCAAGAAGATGGCGCCAGAGGCGGCGCACGAACTGGGCCGCAAGCTGCTGGCCAAGGTGGGCCTGGCGGGCAAGGAAGGTGCTTATCCGCGCCGCTTGTCCGGCGGGCAACAGCAGCGCGTGGCCATCGCCCGTGCGCTGGCAATGGAGCCCGAGGTGATTCTGTTCGACGAACCCACGTCTGCGCTGGACCCCGAGCTGGTGGGCGAGGTGTTGTCCACCATACAGGCCCTGGCTGAAGAGAAACGCACCATGGTCATTGTGACCCACGAAATGCAGTTCGCCCGAGACGTGGCCGACCGGGTGGTGTTCATCGACCAGGGGGTGATCGTCGAACAAGGCGAGGCGAAAGCGCTGTTTGCCCACCCGAAAGAAGAACGCACGCAGCGGTTTCTGGAACGCAGCCGGCACTGAGTGCAACCGGTGCTTGCGGCCACCGGCCAGTCGCGTTGCAATGGCTCAAAACTTCAGTTGGGTCAAGCTGACGCTGCTTCGTTGCTTGAGGGAACACGCCCCCCCCGGAGGGCGAATGCCTCAGTGTTGTTCTCCTTGACCATCGCTGTCGCTGGTTTGCACTTTCGGCTCTGCGGGTGCCAACACGCCCAAGTCCCTCAGAGAGCCGGCGCGGCCTGAGTGGTCCCAATGTTGCAAGGCCGATTGCCTCAACATTTGCAATGACTCCAGGCATTCTGGCAAGCAGTTCCGCTGCGGCGAATTCAAGTCCATCGACTCGGCGGCAGAACCCAAGCGTGCCAGCACAGCACAGAACATGACGTCCCAGTCCCCCATTTCCAGGTGCTGATCGCAGGGGGAATTTTTTGACTCGTCGGATCTAGGCGTCATCGCTGCCCGCTCCAAGGGCTGTTTCATGGTTGTCGGCGAGAATATATAACCGGCCTCCTGGTAGGCATGTGTCTTTTGACACAACATCTGAAAGCCACCCATGCCACCGCTGTCTTGCACCGATTGCCCGTTGCGCTCTTTACCTCTATTTCTGGACCATTCAAGCGAAGAGCTGGCGCTGATCCAGTCCATGAAAAAGAGCGAATTGTCCCTGCGGACCGACGAAGTGCTCATCCACGAGGGCCAAACCAATGCACGGCTCTTCACCCTGCTGAGCGGCTGGGCCTTCCGTTTCAAGACATTGAGCGACGGCCGGCGACAGATCCTCTCGTTCCTGTTGCCAGGCGATTTCATTGGGGTGCAGCAAAAAATGGCGGATGCGGCCGCCCATGGCGTGACCACCCTGACCGATGCGGTCTTTTGCGTGTTCCAGCGCGACGCCTTGTGGACCCTGCACCGGCAATCGCCATCAATGGGCTTCAACGTCACCTGGCTGACGGCGCACGAAGAGTCACTGGTGGACGACAACCTGTTGTCGGTGGGCAGGCGAAACGCACAGGAGCGCATCGCAACCCTGCTGATTCAACTGTACAAGCGAATGGCCGCTATCCAGACGGACAACACCACCGAAGATGGCGTGCCGTTCCCACTCACGCAGCAGCACATCGCCGACAGCCTGGGGCTGTCACTGGTGCACACCAACAAAACCTTGCGCAAGCTGGAGCAGCTCGGACTGCACCGCATAGAAAACGGGCGCCTCTACTTGCGCGACGTCATGGCGCTGGAGCGGATGGCCGACCTCTACGGCGACGGTCGCCCTCCGCAGCGCCCCTTGGTCTGAGGCCAGTAGCCTGCGCGGCGTCAGATATCGATAGCCTTCGCAGAACCGGCCAACTTGCGCAGCTCGAACTTCTGAATTTTTCCGGTGCTGGTTTTGGGCAATTCACCGAACACCACCGTGCGCGGCACCTTGAAACCGGCCAGGTGCAGCTTGCAATGCGCCACGATGTCTTCGGGCGTCACATCGGCGCCCTGCTTGAGCTCGACGTACGCACATGGCGTCTCACCCCATTTCGGATCGGCCCGCGCCACCACCGCAGCGACGAGCACCGCCGGGTGGCGGTACAACACGTCCTCGACTTCGATCGATGAAATGTTTTCCCCACCGGAAATGATGATGTCCTTGCTGCGGTCTTTGATCTTGAAGTAACCGTCGGGGTACTGAACCGCCAGGTCGCCGCTGTGAAACCAGCCGCCGGCAAAGGCCTCTTGTGTGGCCTTGGGGTTTTTCAGGTAGCCCTTCATGGCGATGTTGCCCTTGAACATGATCTCGCCCATGGTTTCACCGTCCTGGGGAACGGGCAACAGGGTATCGGGGTCGAGCACGCGCACATCGCGCTCCAGGTGGTAGCGCACACCCTGGCGAGCGTTCAGGCGCGCGCGCTCGCCGATGTCCAGCGCATCCCAGCTTTCATGTTTGGCACACACCGTGGCCGGGCCGTACACCTCGGTCAGCCCATAGACATGGGTCAGGTCAAACCCCATTTGCTCCATGCCCTCGATCATCGAGGCCGGCGGCGCGGCGCCCGCCACCATGGCCTTCACACCCGGCGCAATACCCACTTTCATTTCGGAAGGGCTGTTGACCAGCATCCCGTGCACGATGGGTGCGCCGCAGTAGTGCGTGACACCGTGGTTTCGCATGGCGTCAAAAACCGCCTGTGCCTCCACCTTGCGCAGGCACACATTCACCCCCGCCCTCGCCGCCACCGTCCAGGGGAAACACCAGCCGTTGCAATGGAACATGGGCAGGGTCCACAGGTAGACCGCGTGTTTGGGCATGTCCCACTCCAGCACATTGCTGATCGCGTTCATGGCCGCGCCCCGGTGGTGGTAGACCACGCCCTTGGGGTTGCCAGTGGTGCCACTGGTGTAGTTCAGCGCGATCGCGTCCCACTCGTCGGAGGGCAACTGCCAGGCAAATGCCGGATCACCATTCGCCAAAAAGGTCTCGTAGGTAGCGCTGCCGACGCGCTGCACCAGGCCGGTAAAGACCGGGTCCTCCACATCGATCACCAGCAACGGCGCTGCGCTTTTTCGCAAAGTCAGCGCCTTGGCCACCGTGGGCGCGAACTCCGGGTCCACGATCAAAACCTTGGCTTCGCCGTGGTCCAGCATGAACGCGATGGTTTCGGCATCGAGCCGGGTGTTGAGCGCATTGAGCACCGCGCCGGCCATAGGCACGCCAAAATGCGCCTCGACCATGGGTGGTGTGTTGGGCAACATCACCGCCACCGTGTCGTTCTTGCCCATGCCCGCGCGTTGCAAGGCACTGGCGAGCCGGCGGCTTCGGGCATAGGTCTGGCCCCAGGTCTGGCGCAGGTCGCCGTGCACGATCGCCAGCCGATCCGGATAGACCTCGGCGGTGCGCTCGATGAACGACACCGGCGAAATCGGGGCAAAATTCGCCTCTGTGCGGGGCAAATCCTGGTCAAAGATACTGGGCATGTCTCTATCTCCGGTTGTGGGCTGGCGGTGCGAGAGAATACCCCTGTGGCGATCCCCCAAACATTTATCCAAGAACTGCTCAACCGAGTCGACGTTGTCGACGTGGTGGGACGCTATGTGCAACTCAAAAAGGGCGGCGCCAACCTCATGGGACTGTGCCCTTTCCATGGGGAAAAGTCACCCTCGTTCAGCGTCAGCCCGACCAAACAGTTCTACCACTGCTTCGGCTGCGGCGCCAACGGGAATGCCATCGGTTTTCTGATGGAGCACGCTGGCATGAGCTTCATCGAAGCCGTCAAAGACCTGGCCCAGCAAACCGGCTTGCAAATCCCGGAAGACGACGCCTCGCCTCAAGACCGCGAGCGAGCGGCCCAGCAGCGCCAGAAACAGGCCACGCTCAACAGCGTGCTCGACAAGGCCGCCCACGCCTATATCCAGCAGCTCAAGGTGACGCCTCGCGCGGTGGACTATTTGAAAGGCCGGGGCCTCTCCGGGGAGATCGCCAAAACCTTTGGGCTGGGCTACGCCCCGGAGGGCTGGCGTGG encodes:
- a CDS encoding LysR family transcriptional regulator gives rise to the protein MAVSPPPPRSPPLNALRAFEAAARLGGFKAAAMELCVTPGAVTAHIKSLEQHLDATLFERHAQGVRLTALGARVAAPLSEAFDQLAHAVGFMRAQAQPHSVHLATLPAIAQLWLLPRLPWLREKLPDITISVTALERPTDLKRSPYDLNLFFSEGKAGTVLCEDVIFPVCAPSLSPRLKRLSDLNDVPCLTDAVWANDWMDWLENARKTGRHPAQKIQTRGPVFSLYALALDEALAGSAVLVAHACLVQPWLDSGRLVAPFRPQLKRTTPLRAWTASALPPGSPGTRVLEALQTLTTAP
- the tcyJ gene encoding cystine ABC transporter substrate-binding protein, with amino-acid sequence MKISTFRRTLLLSALGFTLSAGLLGQAMAGEQLSTIQKNGTLKVGLEGTYPPFSFVGADGKLAGFEVEFSEALAKALGVKVQLQATPWAGILAALESKRLDVVINQVTISDERRNKYDFSTPYTVSGIQALVKKKDADRFKAAKDLSDHKVGVGLGTNYEQWLKANVPGATVKTYDDDPTKIQDLLVGRLDAILVDRLAALELVTKTKGTLAVSGPAFSRLEAGVALRKGEPELLSAINKAIEKMRADGTLAALSKKYFQADVTQ
- the tcyL gene encoding cystine ABC transporter permease, which translates into the protein MSESFSQLLWESLPFLLKGMMYTIPLSLGSMVFGLLLGFGLALMRLSASKALSGIARVYVSFFRGTPLLVQLFVIYYGLPQVGVQLDPVPAALIGLSLNMGAYACEILRSAIAAVDKGQWEAGASIGMTRAQIMRRAILPQAARTALPPLGNSFISLVKDTAQAATIQVPELFRQAQLISSRTFEIFSMYLTVALMYWVLSTILSHFQNRLEARVNQHDLAN
- the tcyN gene encoding L-cystine ABC transporter ATP-binding protein TcyN; this translates as MITVEKLTKEFKGNPVLKGIDLRVEKGEVVAIIGPSGSGKTTLLRCLNFLEEPSSGRIIVGNIQIDSDRPLSQQKGLIRQLRQHVGFVFQNFNLFPHRTALENVIEGPIVVKKMAPEAAHELGRKLLAKVGLAGKEGAYPRRLSGGQQQRVAIARALAMEPEVILFDEPTSALDPELVGEVLSTIQALAEEKRTMVIVTHEMQFARDVADRVVFIDQGVIVEQGEAKALFAHPKEERTQRFLERSRH
- a CDS encoding Crp/Fnr family transcriptional regulator; this encodes MKKSELSLRTDEVLIHEGQTNARLFTLLSGWAFRFKTLSDGRRQILSFLLPGDFIGVQQKMADAAAHGVTTLTDAVFCVFQRDALWTLHRQSPSMGFNVTWLTAHEESLVDDNLLSVGRRNAQERIATLLIQLYKRMAAIQTDNTTEDGVPFPLTQQHIADSLGLSLVHTNKTLRKLEQLGLHRIENGRLYLRDVMALERMADLYGDGRPPQRPLV
- a CDS encoding acyl-CoA synthetase yields the protein MPSIFDQDLPRTEANFAPISPVSFIERTAEVYPDRLAIVHGDLRQTWGQTYARSRRLASALQRAGMGKNDTVAVMLPNTPPMVEAHFGVPMAGAVLNALNTRLDAETIAFMLDHGEAKVLIVDPEFAPTVAKALTLRKSAAPLLVIDVEDPVFTGLVQRVGSATYETFLANGDPAFAWQLPSDEWDAIALNYTSGTTGNPKGVVYHHRGAAMNAISNVLEWDMPKHAVYLWTLPMFHCNGWCFPWTVAARAGVNVCLRKVEAQAVFDAMRNHGVTHYCGAPIVHGMLVNSPSEMKVGIAPGVKAMVAGAAPPASMIEGMEQMGFDLTHVYGLTEVYGPATVCAKHESWDALDIGERARLNARQGVRYHLERDVRVLDPDTLLPVPQDGETMGEIMFKGNIAMKGYLKNPKATQEAFAGGWFHSGDLAVQYPDGYFKIKDRSKDIIISGGENISSIEVEDVLYRHPAVLVAAVVARADPKWGETPCAYVELKQGADVTPEDIVAHCKLHLAGFKVPRTVVFGELPKTSTGKIQKFELRKLAGSAKAIDI